In one Thermodesulfobium acidiphilum genomic region, the following are encoded:
- a CDS encoding ATP-binding cassette domain-containing protein has translation MLSCNIFKKLFNFDLNLEFNVSNEILVFFGPSGCGKTTTLKIIAGLKRMDKGYVCFDGKIFDDTDKKIFVKPQERKFSMMFQDYALFPHMSVFNNIIYGVKNSKDKETIKRAEELLEKFNIKHLRNLFPLKISGGERQRVALARALMTEPNLILLDEPLSALDYEIRLKLGNELRSFQKDFKIPFLLVTHDHEEAKRIGDRILYISSGKIIKETPVEH, from the coding sequence ATGTTAAGCTGTAATATTTTTAAAAAACTGTTTAATTTTGACCTTAATTTGGAATTTAATGTTTCTAATGAGATCTTAGTTTTTTTTGGGCCTTCTGGATGTGGAAAGACGACAACGCTTAAAATTATTGCAGGTTTAAAGAGAATGGATAAAGGGTATGTTTGTTTTGATGGCAAAATTTTTGATGATACTGACAAAAAAATTTTTGTTAAGCCTCAAGAGAGAAAGTTTAGTATGATGTTTCAAGATTATGCACTATTTCCTCATATGAGCGTTTTTAATAATATTATTTATGGTGTAAAGAATTCTAAAGATAAAGAGACTATTAAACGGGCTGAAGAATTATTGGAAAAGTTTAATATAAAACATTTGAGAAATTTATTTCCTTTAAAAATTTCTGGTGGAGAAAGGCAAAGGGTGGCTTTGGCAAGAGCCTTAATGACAGAACCAAATCTTATTCTGCTTGATGAACCTCTTTCTGCTTTAGACTATGAGATTAGGCTAAAGCTTGGCAATGAGCTTAGATCTTTTCAAAAAGATTTTAAAATTCCTTTTTTGCTTGTAACTCACGATCATGAAGAAGCTAAAAGAATTGGAGACAGAATTTTATATATCTCTTCTGGGAAAATAATAAAAGAAACCCCTGTTGAACATTGA
- the modB gene encoding molybdate ABC transporter permease subunit translates to MDFVPIILSLQAAGIASFFLIIFGILVAKFMSEVDFIGKDLVEGFLILPLVVPPVVIGFILLVLLGKYGPIGMLLEKLFNTSIVFTIYAASIASFLVAFPLMYKSARSAFEGVDENLKDAARTLGAGNWKIFFTITLPLSLPGLISGFILAFARALGEFGATIMVAGDIPGKTNTIPIQIFFATENGDIKGAGIYVLIICIINLFLIFLSNRWSKNKLSYRNEEKNNVKL, encoded by the coding sequence ATGGATTTTGTACCAATAATTTTATCTTTGCAAGCAGCAGGGATTGCATCCTTTTTTTTAATTATTTTTGGCATTTTGGTTGCAAAATTTATGTCAGAAGTTGATTTTATTGGTAAGGATTTAGTAGAAGGTTTTTTGATTTTACCATTGGTGGTACCTCCTGTTGTTATAGGTTTTATACTGCTTGTTTTATTAGGTAAATATGGGCCCATTGGAATGCTTTTAGAAAAACTTTTTAATACATCTATTGTTTTTACTATTTATGCTGCTTCTATAGCCTCTTTTTTGGTGGCTTTTCCTTTGATGTATAAAAGCGCTAGATCTGCTTTTGAAGGTGTAGACGAAAATCTTAAAGATGCTGCAAGAACTCTTGGAGCTGGTAATTGGAAAATTTTTTTTACAATTACTTTGCCCCTTTCTTTACCTGGACTAATATCAGGATTTATTTTAGCTTTTGCGAGAGCACTTGGTGAATTTGGTGCAACAATTATGGTAGCAGGTGATATTCCTGGAAAGACCAATACAATACCTATTCAGATATTTTTTGCAACTGAAAACGGAGACATTAAAGGTGCTGGAATTTATGTTCTAATAATATGTATAATCAATTTATTTTTAATATTTTTATCTAATAGATGGTCAAAAAACAAATTAAGTTATAGAAATGAAGAAAAAAATAATGTTAAGCTGTAA